From Rutidosis leptorrhynchoides isolate AG116_Rl617_1_P2 chromosome 3, CSIRO_AGI_Rlap_v1, whole genome shotgun sequence, a single genomic window includes:
- the LOC139900528 gene encoding uncharacterized protein yields the protein MGSRPTHWCKVVPPNINFFLWRTRLNRLPDKCNLLDKGIVVPNLLCSSCSSHIEDLPHVFFDCEITVSVWSYIASWIDMTLPVWNSVEELWQWIMSSSQQPVKVIILEAICYATIWTLWRFRNGRIFDPSKFKKCFILDTIVLSSFDWISSRYKKANLNWIVWLQNPLSSL from the coding sequence ATGGGCTCTAGGCCAACGCATTGGTGTAAGGTTGTGCCCCctaatattaatttttttctttGGCGTACCCGTCTCAACAGGTTGCCGGATAAATGTAACTTGCTTGATAAAGGAATTGTGGTCCCGAATTTGTtgtgttcctcgtgctcttcacaTATTGAAGACCTTCCTCATGTGTTCTTCGATTGTGAGATTACGGTTAGTGTTTGGTCTTACATTGCTTCGTGGATTGATATGACGCTTCCGGTTTGGAATTCTGTTGAAGAGCTTTGGCAATGGATTATGTCGTCTAGTCAACAACCGGTGAAAGTTATTATTTTAGAAGCTATATGTTATGCAACTATCTGGACCCTTTGGAGATTCAGAAATGGAAGAATTTTTGATCCTTCTAAGTTTAAGAAGTGTTTTATTTTAGATACGATTGTTTTATCCTCTTTTGATTGGATTTCATCGCGTTATAAGAAAGCTAACCTtaattggattgtttggcttcaaaaCCCCTTATCGTCTTTGTAa